The Bacteroides acidifaciens genome includes a region encoding these proteins:
- a CDS encoding RDD family protein, giving the protein MAESTIITGQFVRISQTPASIGERFLALVIDYFLIGLYIFSTATLLSKLNLPSGFSWFFFLCVVYLPILGYSFLCEMFNHGQSFGKKLINIRVVKVDGSTPSIGSYLLRWLLFPIDGPITSGLGLLVVLLNKNNQRLGDLAAGTMVIKEKNYRKIHVSLDEFDYLTQNYHPVYPQSADLSLEQVNVITRTLESGEKDRARRITVLAQKVQELLSVTPREGNQEKFLQTILRDYQYYALEEI; this is encoded by the coding sequence ATGGCAGAATCTACGATAATCACCGGGCAATTCGTCCGTATCAGCCAAACACCCGCCAGTATCGGCGAGCGATTTCTGGCATTAGTCATCGATTATTTTCTGATCGGGCTTTACATCTTCTCCACAGCTACGCTCTTGTCCAAATTAAATTTACCGTCAGGATTCAGTTGGTTCTTTTTTCTGTGCGTCGTTTATTTACCGATTCTCGGTTATTCTTTTCTTTGTGAGATGTTCAATCACGGACAGAGCTTTGGGAAGAAACTTATCAACATCCGTGTCGTAAAAGTAGACGGTTCTACTCCAAGCATCGGCTCTTATCTGTTACGGTGGCTTCTTTTCCCAATTGATGGTCCCATCACAAGCGGCCTTGGACTTCTGGTCGTTTTACTGAATAAGAACAATCAACGATTAGGGGATCTAGCTGCCGGTACTATGGTGATTAAAGAGAAAAACTATCGTAAGATACATGTCAGCCTGGATGAATTCGACTATCTGACCCAGAATTATCATCCGGTATATCCGCAGTCGGCTGATTTATCTCTCGAACAAGTGAATGTAATTACCCGGACTTTGGAATCCGGCGAGAAAGACCGGGCAAGACGTATCACGGTACTTGCCCAAAAAGTACAGGAATTACTTTCCGTTACTCCTCGTGAGGGTAATCAGGAAAAATTCCTTCAGACGATACTTCGCGATTATCAATATTATGCATTGGAAGAAATATAA
- a CDS encoding stage II sporulation protein M has product MKEVTFIRRNIEKWKETEKVVEQAANLSPDQLADAYTDLTADLAFAQTHFPTSRITIYLNNLASALHNEIYRNKREKWTRIITFWTQEVPRTMYDARRELLTSFLIFVASVLIGVLSAANDPDFVRLILGNGYVDMTLENIANGEPMAVYGGSSEVPMFLGITLNNIMVSFNCFVMGLLTSFGTGYMLLTNGIMIGAFQTFFYQHDLLWESSLAIWLHGTLEIWAIIVAGAAGLALGNGWLFPGTYSRLESFRRGAKRGLKIVIGTVPVFIMAGFIEGFLTRHTELPDMLRLGVILTSLAFIIFYYIYLPNRKKHGITET; this is encoded by the coding sequence ATGAAAGAAGTTACGTTTATCCGTCGGAACATTGAAAAATGGAAAGAGACTGAGAAGGTGGTGGAGCAGGCTGCAAACCTGTCCCCTGACCAACTTGCCGATGCTTATACGGACTTGACTGCCGATCTGGCGTTTGCCCAGACACATTTTCCGACTTCCCGCATTACGATTTATCTGAATAATCTGGCTTCGGCGTTGCACAACGAAATCTACCGGAATAAACGTGAGAAGTGGACACGGATTATCACCTTTTGGACGCAGGAAGTCCCCCGGACCATGTATGACGCACGCCGGGAATTGTTGACTTCGTTTCTCATTTTTGTAGCCAGTGTGCTGATTGGCGTTTTATCCGCTGCAAATGATCCTGATTTTGTCCGTTTGATTTTGGGGAATGGTTATGTGGACATGACATTGGAGAATATAGCCAATGGCGAACCGATGGCTGTATACGGCGGCTCTTCCGAAGTTCCGATGTTCTTGGGGATTACCCTCAATAACATAATGGTATCTTTCAACTGTTTTGTAATGGGATTATTAACCAGTTTCGGTACGGGATACATGCTTCTTACCAATGGAATTATGATAGGAGCTTTTCAGACTTTCTTTTATCAACACGATTTGCTTTGGGAATCCAGCCTTGCCATTTGGCTGCATGGAACGCTTGAGATTTGGGCGATTATCGTAGCCGGTGCCGCCGGACTGGCTTTGGGCAACGGATGGTTGTTTCCCGGAACATATTCGAGACTGGAATCTTTCCGGAGAGGGGCAAAACGAGGACTGAAAATTGTAATCGGCACTGTTCCCGTATTTATCATGGCAGGTTTTATCGAGGGCTTTCTCACCCGTCACACCGAACTTCCTGATATGTTGAGGCTGGGCGTGATCCTTACTTCTCTGGCATTTATCATTTTCTACTATATTTATTTACCAAATAGAAAAAAACATGGAATTACAGAAACCTAA
- a CDS encoding DUF4129 domain-containing protein, producing the protein MNLTSPADTLVCDTAKIALWRSDPAYDYNRELITPELNLFEWISKQFGELLRKIFGSRFAEEYSGLILICIAIILLLLIIWFVYKKRPELFMRSPKNALPYTVGEDTIYGVDFPGGIAEALSRQDYREAVRLLYLQTLKQLSDAERIDWQLYKTPTQYLNEVRLPAFRQLTNHFLRVRYGNFEATEELFRTMQALQEEIGKGGIS; encoded by the coding sequence ATGAATCTAACTTCCCCGGCTGATACATTGGTCTGTGATACGGCGAAGATTGCTCTTTGGCGGTCTGATCCGGCATACGACTATAACCGTGAACTGATTACTCCGGAGCTTAACCTCTTTGAGTGGATTAGTAAGCAGTTCGGGGAACTTCTGCGCAAAATATTCGGCAGCCGTTTCGCGGAAGAGTATTCGGGGCTTATCCTGATATGCATTGCCATTATTCTTCTGCTTCTGATTATCTGGTTCGTTTATAAAAAGCGTCCCGAACTGTTCATGCGTTCGCCTAAGAATGCATTGCCTTATACCGTAGGGGAAGATACGATTTATGGCGTAGATTTTCCGGGAGGAATTGCCGAAGCGCTTTCCCGCCAGGATTATCGGGAAGCGGTACGTTTGCTTTATTTGCAGACATTAAAACAGCTCAGCGATGCGGAACGCATCGACTGGCAACTTTATAAAACGCCTACACAGTATCTGAATGAAGTCCGTTTGCCGGCTTTCCGCCAACTTACCAATCATTTTTTGCGGGTACGTTACGGAAACTTTGAGGCGACGGAAGAACTTTTCCGTACCATGCAGGCGTTGCAGGAAGAAATAGGGAAAGGAGGCATCTCATGA
- a CDS encoding DUF4350 domain-containing protein, giving the protein MKGSRWFIIFIVAFLLVMFAIEYHLPKKFVWTPTFSHYDEQPLGCALFDSLLSFSLPNGYSISKETFYQMEGDTTDNGNKGILVIANNLSMVEADVNALLKMAKRGNKIMLVSNNYPKYLEDTLRFYCTYSHFSAAAFKKYASSIFGKDSIYWVADSVYSRQLYRCYPQFCNSYFRNYDSLPVRKLTEKDMSDAIGDALADSDSVKAYNNYHPLLAMVRPWGKGEIILVSTPLLFTNYGVLDGNNANYIFRLLSQMGELPIVRSEGYMKATAQVQQSPFRYLLAHQPLRWALYLTMITILLFMIFTAKRRQRAIPVVREPANKSLEFTELIGTLYFQKKDHVDLVRKKFAYLAEVLRREIQVDIEEVADDKRSFERIARKTGMDTEDIAKFIHEVRLVLYGGRTIDSEQMKVFIDKMNEIINHI; this is encoded by the coding sequence ATGAAGGGAAGCCGTTGGTTTATTATCTTTATTGTAGCTTTTCTGCTGGTTATGTTTGCGATAGAGTATCATTTACCGAAAAAGTTTGTGTGGACACCTACTTTCAGCCATTATGATGAGCAGCCGCTCGGTTGTGCGCTGTTCGACAGTCTGCTGTCTTTTTCTTTGCCTAATGGCTATTCCATATCTAAGGAGACGTTCTATCAGATGGAGGGGGATACGACGGACAATGGCAATAAGGGCATACTTGTGATTGCCAACAATTTGTCTATGGTAGAGGCAGACGTGAATGCTCTATTGAAAATGGCGAAACGGGGGAATAAGATTATGCTGGTAAGCAATAACTATCCTAAGTATTTGGAAGATACTTTGCGGTTTTATTGTACATATTCTCATTTTAGTGCGGCTGCTTTCAAGAAGTACGCTTCTTCGATTTTCGGGAAAGACAGTATTTATTGGGTGGCTGATTCAGTCTATTCCCGACAGCTATACCGCTGTTATCCGCAATTCTGTAATTCCTATTTTAGGAATTATGACTCATTGCCGGTACGGAAGTTGACGGAGAAAGATATGTCGGACGCTATCGGTGATGCGTTGGCTGATTCTGATTCTGTGAAAGCGTACAATAACTATCATCCGCTGTTGGCGATGGTTCGTCCGTGGGGGAAAGGGGAAATTATACTCGTCTCTACTCCGTTGTTGTTTACTAATTATGGTGTGTTGGACGGGAATAACGCAAATTATATCTTTCGTTTACTGTCGCAGATGGGGGAACTCCCAATTGTTCGTAGTGAAGGATATATGAAAGCGACAGCACAAGTACAACAGTCGCCTTTCCGTTATCTGCTTGCGCATCAGCCGCTTCGCTGGGCTTTATACCTGACGATGATTACCATCCTGCTCTTCATGATATTTACCGCAAAAAGACGGCAACGGGCTATTCCTGTTGTTCGTGAGCCGGCAAACAAGTCTCTCGAATTTACAGAACTGATAGGTACTCTTTATTTTCAGAAGAAAGACCATGTTGACTTGGTGCGTAAGAAGTTTGCGTATTTGGCAGAAGTGTTGCGAAGAGAAATTCAAGTGGATATTGAAGAAGTAGCGGATGACAAACGCTCTTTCGAGAGGATTGCCCGCAAAACGGGAATGGATACCGAAGATATTGCGAAGTTTATCCATGAAGTCAGACTGGTGCTTTACGGTGGACGCACTATCGACTCTGAACAGATGAAAGTGTTTATTGATAAAATGAATGAAATAATCAATCATATCTAA
- a CDS encoding AAA family ATPase, whose amino-acid sequence MEENTEQRVDLTLFSEKIQELKDRIASVIVGQEQTVDLVLTAILANGHVLIEGVPGVAKTLLARLTARLIDADFSRIQFTPDLMPSDVLGTTVFNMKTNGFDFHQGPIFADIVLVDEINRAPAKTQAALFEVMEERQISIDGTTYRMGELYTILATQNPVEQEGTYKLPEAQLDRFLMKITMDYPSLEEEVDILERHHTNATLVKLDSITSSITKEELLSLRAFMNRVFVDRTLLQYIALIVQQTRTSKAVYLGASPRASVAMLQSSKAYALLQGRDFVTPEDIKFVAPYVLQHRLILTAEAEMEGYSPVKVTQRLIDKVEVPK is encoded by the coding sequence ATGGAAGAGAATACAGAACAGCGAGTAGATTTAACTCTCTTTTCCGAGAAGATACAAGAGTTGAAAGACCGGATTGCTTCCGTCATTGTCGGACAGGAACAAACGGTGGATTTGGTGCTGACAGCCATTCTGGCTAATGGCCATGTGCTGATAGAAGGTGTGCCGGGAGTGGCAAAGACCTTGTTGGCCCGCTTGACGGCTCGTCTGATTGATGCTGACTTCAGCCGTATCCAGTTTACACCGGACTTGATGCCGAGTGATGTATTGGGTACGACGGTGTTTAATATGAAGACCAATGGCTTTGACTTTCATCAAGGACCGATTTTCGCGGACATTGTATTGGTAGACGAAATCAACCGTGCGCCTGCCAAAACGCAGGCTGCTTTGTTTGAAGTGATGGAAGAACGTCAGATTAGTATTGACGGAACCACGTACCGGATGGGGGAACTTTATACAATTCTTGCTACTCAGAATCCTGTGGAACAGGAAGGTACGTACAAACTTCCCGAAGCGCAACTCGACCGTTTCCTAATGAAGATAACGATGGATTACCCTTCATTGGAAGAGGAAGTGGATATCTTGGAACGTCATCATACCAATGCTACGTTGGTGAAACTGGACAGCATTACGTCTTCCATTACCAAGGAAGAGCTTCTGTCGTTACGTGCTTTCATGAACCGGGTATTTGTAGACCGTACGCTACTCCAGTATATTGCATTGATTGTGCAGCAGACGCGTACCAGTAAGGCTGTGTATCTGGGAGCTTCTCCGCGTGCATCCGTAGCCATGCTGCAATCCTCAAAGGCCTATGCACTCTTGCAGGGACGGGATTTTGTGACGCCGGAAGATATTAAGTTCGTAGCTCCTTACGTACTTCAGCACCGCCTTATCTTGACGGCGGAAGCGGAAATGGAAGGATATTCTCCGGTGAAGGTGACTCAACGCTTGATTGATAAGGTCGAAGTTCCTAAATAA
- a CDS encoding DUF58 domain-containing protein, with the protein MYLTRRFYIALVVIILLLGSGYVFAPLFVIGQWVLFAFFLTVLADGYLLYSVRGIQAFRQCADRFSNGDENEVSIRVESSYPRPVTLEIIDEIPFIFQKRDIDFCVSLRANEGKTVSYRLRPTRRGVYSFGHIRVFVTGRIGLVSRRYTCGKPTDIKVYPSYLMLHQYELLAISDNLTELGIKRIRRIGHHTEFEQIKEYVKGDDYRTINWKASARRHELMVNVYQDERSQQIYNVIDKGRVMQQAFRGMTLLDYAINASLVLSYVAMQKEDKAGLVTFDEHFDTFVPASKQPGHMQTLLEKLYSQKTTFGETDFSALCVHLNKHVSKRSLLILYTNFSGISSMNRQLAYLKQLNRQHRLLVVFFEDAELKEYIATPAKDTEGYYRHVIAEKFAYEKRLVVSTLKQHGIYSLLTTPENLSIDVINKYLEMKARQLL; encoded by the coding sequence TTGTATTTAACCCGTCGTTTCTATATTGCCCTTGTCGTAATTATCCTCTTGTTGGGTAGTGGATACGTTTTTGCTCCGCTTTTTGTTATCGGACAGTGGGTGCTTTTTGCCTTTTTCCTGACTGTGTTGGCGGATGGCTATCTGCTTTATAGTGTTCGTGGAATTCAGGCATTCCGCCAATGTGCCGACCGTTTCTCCAATGGGGACGAGAATGAGGTAAGTATCCGGGTAGAGAGTAGTTATCCCCGTCCTGTCACTTTGGAAATCATTGACGAAATTCCTTTCATCTTTCAGAAGCGTGATATTGATTTTTGTGTCAGTCTTCGGGCAAACGAAGGGAAAACGGTTAGTTACCGGCTTCGTCCTACGCGTCGGGGCGTTTATTCTTTCGGACATATCCGGGTTTTCGTTACCGGGCGGATAGGTTTGGTTTCCCGTCGATACACTTGCGGCAAACCGACGGATATCAAAGTATATCCGTCTTATCTGATGCTTCATCAATATGAATTGTTGGCTATCAGTGATAATCTTACCGAACTGGGAATAAAGCGTATACGCCGTATAGGTCACCACACAGAGTTTGAGCAGATAAAAGAGTATGTGAAGGGTGATGATTACCGTACGATAAACTGGAAAGCGAGTGCCCGCCGACATGAACTTATGGTGAATGTTTATCAGGATGAACGCTCACAACAGATTTATAATGTGATAGACAAGGGGAGAGTGATGCAGCAGGCTTTTCGTGGAATGACTTTGCTCGATTATGCAATAAACGCTTCGCTGGTACTTTCGTACGTTGCGATGCAGAAAGAGGACAAGGCGGGTTTGGTGACTTTTGATGAGCATTTCGATACGTTTGTCCCTGCTTCCAAGCAACCAGGACATATGCAGACCTTGCTTGAGAAACTTTACAGCCAGAAGACTACTTTCGGGGAAACGGATTTCTCGGCTCTATGTGTGCATCTGAACAAGCATGTCAGCAAACGGAGCCTGTTGATATTATATACAAATTTCTCCGGTATATCCAGCATGAACCGTCAGTTGGCTTATCTGAAGCAATTGAACCGCCAACACCGTCTGCTTGTCGTCTTTTTCGAGGATGCCGAATTGAAGGAATACATTGCCACTCCTGCCAAAGATACGGAAGGCTATTACCGCCATGTGATTGCGGAAAAGTTCGCTTACGAAAAGCGGTTGGTTGTTTCTACCTTGAAACAGCATGGAATCTATTCCTTATTAACTACACCGGAGAATCTTTCGATAGATGTGATTAATAAGTATTTGGAGATGAAAGCGCGGCAGTTGCTTTAG
- a CDS encoding immunity 17 family protein produces the protein MTGQYIVQGIFALAGSVSLLASLLNWNWFFTTRNAQTIVRNVGRNRARLFYGILGVIIIGMAIFFFVETRKAIAL, from the coding sequence ATGACCGGACAATATATCGTACAAGGAATATTTGCGTTGGCAGGGAGTGTCTCCCTGCTGGCGTCATTGCTCAACTGGAACTGGTTCTTCACAACACGCAATGCACAGACCATTGTCAGAAACGTAGGACGAAACCGGGCACGGTTATTCTACGGCATACTAGGGGTTATCATCATCGGTATGGCCATTTTCTTCTTTGTGGAAACACGGAAAGCCATTGCTCTTTGA
- the tsaE gene encoding tRNA (adenosine(37)-N6)-threonylcarbamoyltransferase complex ATPase subunit type 1 TsaE: MEIKIQSLENIHEAAREFIAAMGDNTVFALYGKMGAGKTTFVKALCEELGVEDVISSPTFAIVNEYRSDETGELIYHFDFYRIKKLNEVYDMGYEDYFYSGALCFIEWPELVEELLPGDAVKVTIEELEDGSRVIKL, translated from the coding sequence ATGGAAATCAAAATTCAATCACTGGAAAATATCCATGAAGCAGCCCGCGAATTCATTGCTGCTATGGGCGACAACACTGTATTTGCTTTGTACGGAAAGATGGGTGCCGGCAAAACGACATTTGTCAAAGCACTCTGCGAAGAATTGGGCGTAGAAGACGTTATCAGCTCTCCTACTTTTGCCATCGTCAATGAATATCGTTCGGACGAGACAGGGGAATTGATTTATCACTTCGACTTTTACCGTATCAAGAAGCTGAATGAAGTGTACGACATGGGATACGAAGATTATTTCTACAGCGGTGCGCTTTGCTTCATCGAATGGCCGGAACTTGTAGAAGAGCTGCTGCCGGGCGATGCCGTAAAAGTAACGATTGAAGAACTGGAAGACGGAAGCAGAGTTATTAAACTATGA
- a CDS encoding metal ABC transporter permease gives MNLLQYTFFQHALLGSLLASIACGIIGTYIVTRRLVFISGGITHASFGGIGLGLFAGISPILSAAVFSVLSAFGVEWLSRRKDMREDSAIAVFWTLGMALGIMFSFLSPGFAPDLSAYLFGNILTINQADLWMLGILALLLTGFFYLFIRPIVYIAFDREFARSQKIPVEIFEYVLMMFIALTIVACLRMVGIVLAISLLTIPQMTANLFTYSFKKIIWLSIVIGFLGCLGGLFISYHWKVPSGASIIFFSILIYAVCKIGKSCCRK, from the coding sequence ATGAATCTACTACAATATACATTCTTTCAACATGCCCTGTTAGGAAGCCTGCTGGCAAGTATCGCCTGTGGAATCATAGGAACATACATTGTTACCCGCCGCCTGGTATTTATCAGTGGGGGTATCACCCATGCTTCTTTTGGTGGAATAGGCTTAGGGTTGTTCGCGGGAATTTCCCCGATACTCTCCGCTGCCGTCTTTTCCGTTTTGTCCGCCTTTGGCGTCGAATGGCTCAGCAGGCGGAAAGATATGCGTGAAGATTCTGCCATAGCCGTATTCTGGACGTTGGGCATGGCATTGGGAATCATGTTCAGCTTTCTGTCACCGGGATTCGCTCCCGACCTCTCTGCTTATCTGTTCGGGAATATCCTGACTATCAATCAGGCTGACTTATGGATGCTCGGTATACTGGCACTGCTGCTGACCGGATTCTTTTACCTGTTTATCCGTCCCATTGTATATATCGCTTTCGACCGTGAGTTCGCACGTTCACAGAAGATTCCGGTAGAGATATTCGAATATGTATTGATGATGTTCATCGCGCTGACGATTGTAGCCTGTCTGCGCATGGTGGGTATCGTACTAGCCATTTCCCTTCTCACCATTCCACAAATGACTGCCAACTTATTCACGTATAGTTTCAAGAAAATCATTTGGTTGTCCATCGTTATCGGTTTCTTGGGATGCCTGGGCGGATTGTTCATTTCTTATCATTGGAAAGTTCCTTCGGGAGCCTCGATTATATTCTTCTCTATCCTGATTTATGCTGTTTGCAAAATAGGAAAGAGTTGTTGCAGGAAATAG
- a CDS encoding phospholipase, which translates to MWILIIGLVLLGVIALIAGIIRNKRLQKKIERGELDRMPEVKEVDTECCGQHEVCEKDSLLAAVSKKIEYYDDEELDQFIGREGSAYSEEETDMFRDVLYTTKDDEVAGWVRSLQLRGIELPDELKDEVFLIIGERRT; encoded by the coding sequence ATGTGGATACTCATTATAGGTCTGGTATTGCTGGGTGTTATCGCACTGATAGCCGGAATCATCCGCAACAAAAGACTGCAAAAGAAAATAGAGAGAGGCGAACTGGACCGTATGCCGGAAGTGAAGGAAGTGGATACAGAATGCTGCGGACAACACGAAGTATGCGAAAAAGACAGCCTGCTGGCTGCCGTCAGCAAGAAAATAGAATATTACGATGATGAAGAACTGGACCAATTCATCGGACGCGAAGGGAGTGCATACTCAGAAGAAGAGACAGATATGTTTCGGGATGTATTATACACCACCAAAGATGATGAAGTGGCAGGATGGGTACGTAGCCTACAACTTCGCGGCATTGAATTGCCGGACGAGCTTAAAGATGAAGTGTTCCTGATTATCGGAGAAAGAAGAACATGA
- a CDS encoding leucine-rich repeat domain-containing protein, with protein MKQKELLFGLLGLCLLVGLISCSDEDRSVFGDDFEIPELTDNNTIQFTVDATGEWKQLQIVAGGGKMAIEWGDGRLQKIANPGDAPIMYKYGNSRAYQVRIWAEEIDICNVEALLIPTSNFRLGYFPKMKTLLLSSLMNTSKIDLSSSCPNVEVVSIGNCPDLELLDIDKCPNLKGLQFYTLPKLSSLKLGEHPVLEGLSCTGCSLQSLSLKGLPSLNYIFCYDNPQLSTLEFDDGLALSTLRISGCAFRSLDFLSQLPLLTELSCGSNQLTELDLSQQPLLYTLDCSNNRQLESVLIPENNQLRGLECNSCNLDENALNSIFDKLIKIPADNPGYGKSYFISYYKNPGENLCNKELIKGWAISKAPSAN; from the coding sequence ATGAAACAAAAGGAACTGCTGTTTGGTTTGTTGGGCTTATGTTTGTTGGTAGGCTTGATTTCTTGTTCTGATGAAGATAGAAGCGTGTTTGGAGACGACTTCGAAATTCCGGAATTAACGGATAATAATACGATTCAGTTTACGGTGGATGCTACCGGTGAATGGAAGCAGTTACAGATAGTTGCCGGCGGTGGAAAAATGGCTATTGAATGGGGAGACGGACGGTTGCAGAAGATAGCAAATCCGGGAGATGCCCCTATTATGTATAAATATGGAAATTCCAGAGCTTATCAGGTGAGGATATGGGCGGAAGAAATAGATATCTGTAATGTCGAAGCTCTTTTGATTCCTACAAGTAATTTTCGTTTAGGTTATTTCCCTAAGATGAAAACCTTATTGCTCAGCAGTTTAATGAATACTTCGAAGATTGATTTGAGTTCCTCTTGTCCTAATGTAGAGGTGGTTAGCATTGGTAATTGTCCTGACTTGGAACTTCTCGACATTGACAAGTGTCCGAATTTGAAAGGGCTACAATTTTATACGCTCCCAAAATTGAGTTCACTAAAGTTGGGAGAACATCCCGTTTTGGAAGGCTTGTCCTGTACCGGGTGCAGCTTACAATCTCTTTCATTGAAAGGATTGCCATCTCTGAATTATATCTTTTGCTATGATAATCCGCAATTGTCCACGTTGGAATTTGATGACGGATTGGCACTGTCGACATTACGTATCAGTGGGTGTGCCTTCCGGTCATTAGATTTTTTATCTCAATTGCCCTTATTGACAGAGTTGAGTTGCGGCTCTAATCAATTAACCGAATTGGATTTGTCGCAACAGCCATTATTGTATACTTTAGATTGTAGTAATAACAGACAATTAGAGAGTGTCTTGATTCCTGAGAATAATCAATTACGAGGTTTGGAATGTAATTCTTGTAATTTGGATGAAAATGCCTTGAATTCGATATTTGATAAATTGATTAAAATTCCTGCGGATAATCCCGGATACGGAAAGTCATATTTTATTTCTTATTATAAAAATCCGGGAGAAAATCTTTGTAATAAAGAACTGATTAAAGGATGGGCTATCAGTAAGGCTCCTTCTGCTAACTAA
- a CDS encoding M28 family metallopeptidase: MMKLILILFGLLFTRVITFAQAPLEKGLQSINRSSAEATIGFLAADELQGREAGFHGSYVSSEYIASLLQWMGVQPLNDSYFQPFEAYRKERQKKGRLEVHPDSITKLKKEVHQKLSMRNVLGMIPGKNTKEYVIVGAHFDHLGIDPALDGDQIYNGADDNASGVSAVLQIARAFVASGQQPERNVIFAFWDGEEKGLLGSKYFVQTCPFVSQIKGYLNFDMIGRNNKPQQPCHVVYFYTAAHPAFGDWLKEDIKKYGLQLEPDYRAWDNPTGGSDNGTFAKVGIPIIWYHTDGHPDYHQPSDHAERLNWDKVVEITKASFLNMWKMANEKSF; the protein is encoded by the coding sequence ATGATGAAGTTAATTCTGATATTGTTTGGACTGTTGTTTACAAGAGTCATAACTTTTGCACAAGCTCCTTTAGAAAAAGGATTGCAAAGTATCAACCGCTCTTCTGCTGAAGCCACTATCGGTTTTCTTGCAGCAGATGAGCTTCAAGGACGCGAAGCGGGATTTCATGGTTCGTATGTATCTTCGGAATACATAGCTTCTTTATTACAGTGGATGGGCGTACAGCCTTTGAACGACAGCTATTTCCAGCCTTTCGAAGCCTATCGGAAAGAACGCCAGAAGAAAGGGCGTCTGGAAGTTCATCCCGATTCTATTACCAAACTAAAAAAGGAAGTTCACCAAAAGCTTTCCATGAGGAATGTATTAGGAATGATTCCCGGCAAAAATACTAAGGAGTATGTGATAGTAGGTGCTCATTTCGACCATCTGGGAATAGACCCTGCACTCGATGGCGACCAAATTTATAATGGCGCGGATGATAATGCATCCGGTGTATCGGCTGTATTACAAATAGCAAGAGCATTTGTAGCCAGTGGGCAGCAGCCGGAAAGAAATGTAATTTTCGCTTTTTGGGATGGAGAAGAAAAAGGATTGCTTGGTTCTAAATACTTTGTACAGACTTGTCCTTTTGTCTCTCAAATCAAAGGCTATTTGAATTTTGATATGATTGGCCGTAATAACAAACCTCAGCAACCCTGCCATGTGGTCTATTTCTATACGGCTGCCCATCCTGCTTTCGGTGACTGGCTGAAAGAGGATATTAAGAAATATGGCTTGCAGTTGGAACCGGATTATCGTGCATGGGATAATCCGACAGGTGGAAGTGATAACGGGACATTTGCCAAAGTGGGTATTCCAATCATATGGTATCATACAGATGGACATCCCGATTACCATCAACCGTCTGACCATGCCGAACGGCTGAACTGGGATAAGGTCGTGGAAATCACCAAGGCATCTTTCCTGAATATGTGGAAGATGGCAAATGAGAAGTCTTTTTAA